From Rhododendron vialii isolate Sample 1 chromosome 10a, ASM3025357v1, the proteins below share one genomic window:
- the LOC131304394 gene encoding cleavage and polyadenylation specificity factor subunit 3-I, which yields MTSTGQPQSSLKRRDSSTGTREGDQLIITPLGAGSEVGRSCVYMSYKGKIVLFDCGIHPAYSGMAALPYFDEIDPATIDVLLVTHFHLDHAASLPYFLEKTTFKGRVFMTHATKAIYKLMLSDYVKVSKVSVEDMLYDEQDILRSMDKIEVIDFHQTLEVNGIRFWCYTAGHVLGAAMFMVDIAGVRVLYTGDYSREEDRHLRAAELPQFSPDICIIESTYGVQLHQPRHIREKRFSDVIHSTVSQGGRVLIPAFALGRAQELLLILDEYWSNHPELHNIPIYYASPLAKRCMAVYQTYINSMNERIRNQFANSNPFDFKHISPLKSIENFNDVGPSVVMASPGGLQSGLSRQLFDKWCADKKNACVIPGYVVEGTLAKTIINEPKEVTLMNGLTAPLNMQVHYISFSAHADYAQTSAFLKELMPPNIILVHGEANEMGRLKQKLITLFADGNTKIISPKNCQSVEMYFNSEKMAKTIGKLAEKVPEIGESVSGLLVKKGFTYQIMAPDDLHVFSQLSTANIIQRMTIPYSGAFGVIKYRLQQIYESVESSTDEESGVLTLRVHDRVTVKQESDKHISVHWNADPISDMVSDSIVALVLNVSREMPKIVEEPEPGINEEENKKKVEKISHALLVSLFGDVKQGENGKLLIRVDGNVAHLDKQSGDVESENEGLRERVRTAFRRIQSAVKPIPISAAS from the exons atgacTTCAACAGGACAACCCCAATCGTCTCTGAAGAGGCGTGATTCCTCGACTGGAACAAGGGAAGGGGACCAGCTGATTATAACCCCTTTAGGCGCTGGCAGTGAAGTGGGTCGCTCCTGCGTCTACATGTCCTACAAAGGCAAAATAGTTCTG TTTGACTGTGGAATTCATCCTGCTTACTCGGGGATGGCTGCTTTGCCATACTTTGACGAAATTGATCCTGCTACCATTGATGTGCTTCTTGTTACACA CTTTCATTTGGATCATGCTGCTTCCCTTCCTTACTTTTTGGAGAAG ACAACATTCAAAGGGAGAGTGTTTATGACCCATGCAACAAAGGCTATCTATAAGTTGATGTTGTCTGACTATGTGAAAGTGAGCAAAGTTTCGGTTGAAGATATGTTGTATGATGAACAAGACATTCTTCGCTCTATGGACAAAATTGAG GTTATTGACTTTCATCAGACCTTAGAAGTTAACGGGATCCGTTTCTGGTGTTACACTGCTGGCCACGTGCTTGGTGCTGCCATGTTTATGGTAGACATTGCAGGTGTCAGAGTCCTCTACACCGGAGACTACTCACGCGAAGAGGATCGTCATCTCCGTGCTGCCGAACTTCCGCAATTTTCACCTGACATTTGCATCATTGAATCCACCTACGGCGTTCAGCTCCACCAACCACGACACATCAGAGAGAAGCGATTCTCCGATGTTATCCACTCCACCGTTTCCCAAGGTGGTCGAGTCCTAATTCCCGCATTTGCTCTCGGCCGTGCCCAAGAACTTCTTTTGATCCTCGATGAGTATTGGTCAAACCATCCAGAGCTCCACAACATTCCTATCTATTATGCCTCCCCACTGGCGAAAAGATGCATGGCGGTTTACCAGACCTACATAAATTCCATGAACGAGAGGATCAGGAACCAATTTGCCAACTCAAACCCGTTTGATTTCAAGCACATATCGCCTTTGAAGAGTATCGAGAATTTTAATGACGTTGGACCGTCGGTGGTGATGGCGAGTCCGGGTGGGCTCCAAAGTGGGCTATCTCGACAGCTATTTGATAAGTGGTGTGCGGATAAGAAAAATGCTTGTGTTATTCCTGGATATGTTGTGGAGGGAACATTAGCCAAAACCATCATCAATGAACCCAAAGAAGTTACCCTAATGAACGGTCTGACAGCTCCTCTTAATATGCAGGTTCACTACATCTCCTTCTCAGCTCATGCGGATTACGCTCAGACGAGTGCATTCCTGAAAGAACTCATGCCGCCTAACATAATTCTTGTTCATGGAGAAGCGAATGAGATGGGGAGGCTAAAGCAGAAGCTTATTACCTTATTTGCCGACGgaaacacaaaaattatttCCCCTAAGAACTGCCAGTCTGTTGAAATGTACTTCAACTCAGAGAAAATGGCGAAGACGATTGGAAAACTTGCAGAAAAGGTCCCAGAAATTGGTGAATCGGTCAGCGGCTTATTGGTGAAGAAGGGTTTCACTTATCAGATCATGGCGCCAGATGATCTCCACGTCTTCTCTCAGCTATCCACCGCGAACATCATTCAGAGGATGACCATCCCTTACTCTGGTGCCTTTGGTGTGATCAAATACAGACTTCAGCAGATATACGAGAGTGTAGAGTCTTCAACGGATGAGGAGTCTGGGGTTTTGACTTTGCGAGTTCACGATAGAGTTACGGTGAAGCAGGAATCGGATAAGCATATCTCCGTGCATTGGAATGCAGACCCCATTAGCGACATGGTGTCTGACTCGATTGTGGCTTTGGTCTTGAATGTGAGCCGGGAGATGCCTAAAATAGTTGAAGAGCCGGAACCTGGGATAAACGaggaagaaaacaagaagaaggtTGAAAAGATATCCCATGCTTTGCTTGTTTCCCTTTTTGGAGACGTGAAGCAGGGAGAGAATGGTAAATTGCTGATAAGAGTAGATGGAAACGTGGCGCATCTTGATAAACAGAGTGGGGATGTCGAGAGCGAAAACGAAGGTCTTAGGGAAAGAGTGAGGACGGCGTTTCGGAGAATCCAAAGTGCTGTGAAGCCAATCCCCATTTCTGCTGCTTCTTAG